In the Sphingomonas sp. LM7 genome, one interval contains:
- a CDS encoding TonB-dependent receptor: protein MRKGICVVRNSVSLAAIAAAAVFSPAAFAQEAPAEQSADSVDQAVEAPADEGAENDTIIVTGTRASLQSAIGRKKNSGTVVDSIVADDIASFPDKNVGEALSRITGVQLSREFGEGTQVSIRGVEPDLNRVQINGVSQQSATGGRGGDFRELAVELVKSIDVYKGYMVDLPEGGIGGTVSVETRRPLDLKDPIFSIKAEGQRLDLTETWQPRLNFLAGRGDLLDGRFGFIVNVTHSAVDTRSDFAANTNWKRIADFDRSTEKTIANSAYSGFNTYESCAGVTGGTAAVATANRLACETQFFDWAPTIYRYRSLDRRDYRTSVDLQAQFRPTDNFNFWVQGQLNKRRQQLRDINYSINADRFERYNYDAALPANAAGGTSRPRITDGTFTIEDHVVTSSTLALNGVNVGTANAPNYNGANSIVSVQRRNFDYDQFTQYYQTGFDWDLDRLKVRGLGAYSKAQLINNTNLVSLSTGVSGITVDRRNELGLPVFGFPSSFDPANAADYGVARNGANGQALVQAGPTVQYRPSDEGSNEKLAQLDMDYELGWGPFTTIEWGGQFRDQSYFRYQGGGGRLLQAAVPAVPAAGIVGSPAVFQSTANVSYNTVIGPVPASGPAADTYYWTQAQYQAFLAQTGVVNGGSPLFTGLQGAPSGAPGRIGFAEFAPELGNYYDLSRFTQALVRDANGLPQIPAYVIDEQIASAYLKANFEQELLGMKLSGNIGVRYTKTRDRAMGTNRRNEIRIRPGTGVPGIPAVTETVQALTQEITIENKYEDWLPAVNLNLEVVPNLFVRGTYAKNMARPKPTDLAPTINCTIDTLDAIGVDDTCTAGNPDLQPYRADQFDVNASWYPNRDTLISVGYYYKDIKSFVVPNVTRTGVDLYHDGTTYTVRQPVNAFGAKLDGIEVSAQTVFSFLPGPFDGFGVGGNFTYARVINSGLTNQSTGEALDGYPGLSKYTYNGSLFYDKGFLNARISYNRRSDWLAVASDANFDNSPIFRKGETFIDAKVMFRLTDKYSVWVEGLNLGKEYSQTYIDASKPVEYNYPGQRIFVGMQWKL from the coding sequence ATGCGTAAGGGTATCTGCGTCGTTCGTAACAGCGTTTCGCTGGCCGCCATTGCCGCCGCCGCCGTGTTTTCGCCGGCCGCCTTCGCGCAGGAAGCGCCGGCAGAACAATCCGCCGACTCCGTCGATCAGGCCGTCGAAGCGCCCGCCGACGAAGGGGCTGAAAATGATACGATCATCGTCACCGGCACGCGTGCGAGCCTCCAGTCGGCGATCGGCCGCAAGAAGAATTCCGGCACGGTCGTCGATTCGATCGTCGCCGACGATATCGCCAGCTTCCCCGACAAGAATGTCGGTGAGGCACTGAGCCGCATCACCGGTGTCCAGCTCAGCCGCGAGTTCGGCGAAGGCACCCAGGTTTCGATCCGCGGCGTCGAGCCTGATCTCAACCGCGTCCAGATCAACGGTGTCAGCCAGCAGAGCGCCACCGGCGGCCGCGGCGGCGACTTCCGCGAGCTCGCGGTCGAACTGGTCAAGTCGATCGACGTCTACAAGGGTTATATGGTCGATCTGCCCGAGGGCGGCATCGGCGGCACCGTCTCGGTCGAGACGCGGCGCCCGCTCGACCTCAAGGATCCGATCTTCAGCATCAAGGCCGAGGGCCAGCGCCTCGATTTGACCGAGACCTGGCAGCCGCGCCTTAATTTCCTGGCCGGCCGCGGCGACCTGCTCGACGGCCGCTTCGGCTTCATCGTCAACGTAACGCACAGCGCGGTCGATACGCGCTCGGACTTCGCTGCGAATACCAACTGGAAGCGGATCGCCGATTTCGATCGCTCGACCGAGAAGACGATCGCGAATTCGGCTTATTCGGGCTTCAACACCTATGAGAGCTGCGCGGGCGTGACCGGCGGCACTGCGGCGGTGGCCACCGCCAACCGTCTCGCCTGCGAAACCCAGTTCTTCGATTGGGCGCCGACCATCTATCGCTATCGCTCGCTCGACCGGCGCGACTACCGCACCTCGGTCGACCTGCAGGCGCAGTTCCGCCCTACGGACAATTTCAACTTCTGGGTGCAGGGGCAGCTCAACAAGCGCCGCCAGCAGCTCCGCGACATCAATTACTCGATCAACGCCGACCGGTTCGAGCGCTATAATTACGATGCCGCGCTGCCGGCCAATGCCGCGGGCGGCACCTCGCGCCCGCGCATCACCGACGGCACCTTCACGATCGAGGACCATGTCGTCACCAGCTCGACGCTGGCGCTCAACGGCGTCAATGTCGGCACTGCCAATGCGCCCAATTACAACGGTGCGAACAGCATCGTCAGCGTCCAGCGCCGCAACTTCGATTACGACCAGTTCACTCAATATTACCAGACCGGGTTCGACTGGGATCTCGATCGGCTCAAGGTGCGGGGCCTCGGCGCCTATTCGAAGGCGCAGCTGATCAACAATACCAATCTGGTGTCGCTCAGCACCGGCGTCAGCGGGATCACCGTCGATCGCCGCAACGAACTCGGGCTCCCGGTGTTCGGCTTCCCGTCGAGCTTCGATCCGGCCAATGCGGCAGACTATGGCGTCGCCCGGAATGGCGCGAACGGGCAGGCGCTCGTCCAGGCGGGGCCGACGGTGCAATACCGTCCGTCGGACGAGGGCTCGAACGAGAAGCTGGCGCAGCTGGACATGGATTACGAGCTCGGCTGGGGCCCGTTCACCACGATCGAATGGGGCGGCCAGTTCCGCGACCAGAGCTATTTCCGCTATCAGGGCGGTGGCGGCCGGCTGCTCCAGGCGGCGGTCCCGGCCGTGCCCGCGGCGGGCATCGTCGGCTCGCCTGCAGTGTTCCAGAGCACGGCCAATGTCAGCTACAACACCGTGATCGGGCCGGTCCCGGCGAGCGGTCCGGCGGCCGACACCTATTACTGGACGCAGGCGCAGTATCAGGCGTTCCTCGCGCAGACCGGGGTGGTCAATGGCGGCTCGCCGCTTTTCACCGGACTGCAGGGCGCGCCTTCGGGTGCGCCGGGCCGGATCGGTTTTGCCGAATTCGCTCCGGAGCTTGGCAATTATTATGATCTGTCGCGCTTCACCCAGGCGCTGGTCCGCGACGCCAACGGGCTGCCGCAGATCCCGGCCTATGTCATCGACGAGCAGATCGCGTCGGCCTATCTCAAGGCGAATTTCGAGCAGGAACTGCTCGGCATGAAGCTCAGCGGCAATATCGGCGTGCGCTATACGAAGACGCGCGACCGGGCGATGGGCACCAACCGCCGCAACGAGATCCGCATTCGCCCGGGCACCGGCGTGCCCGGCATCCCGGCGGTGACCGAGACGGTACAGGCGCTCACCCAAGAAATCACGATCGAGAACAAGTACGAGGACTGGCTGCCCGCTGTGAACCTCAACCTCGAAGTGGTGCCTAACCTGTTCGTCCGCGGCACCTATGCCAAGAATATGGCACGGCCGAAGCCCACCGACCTTGCCCCGACGATCAACTGCACGATCGACACGCTCGATGCGATCGGCGTCGATGATACCTGCACGGCGGGCAATCCCGATCTGCAGCCCTATCGCGCCGACCAGTTCGACGTGAACGCGTCCTGGTATCCGAACCGCGATACGCTGATCAGCGTTGGCTATTATTACAAGGACATCAAGAGCTTCGTCGTCCCCAACGTGACCCGCACCGGGGTCGATCTCTATCATGACGGCACCACCTATACGGTGCGTCAGCCGGTCAACGCGTTCGGTGCCAAGCTCGACGGCATCGAAGTCAGCGCGCAGACGGTGTTCAGCTTCCTGCCGGGGCCGTTCGATGGCTTCGGCGTGGGCGGCAACTTCACTTATGCCCGTGTGATCAATTCGGGCTTGACCAACCAGTCCACCGGCGAAGCGCTCGACGGCTATCCCGGCCTGTCGAAGTACACGTACAACGGCAGCCTGTTCTACGATAAGGGCTTCCTGAACGCCCGCATTTCGTACAACCGGCGCAGCGACTGGCTTGCCGTGGCGTCGGACGCGAACTTCGACAACAGCCCGATCTTCCGCAAGGGTGAGACCTTCATCGATGCCAAGGTCATGTTCCGGCTGACCGACAAGTACAGCGTCTGGGTGGAGGGGCTGAATCTGGGCAAGGAATACAGCCAGACCTATATCGATGCGTCCAAGCCGGTGGAGTATAACTATCCGGGCCAGCGCATCTTCGTCGGCATGCAGTGGAAGCTGTGA
- a CDS encoding M20/M25/M40 family metallo-hydrolase → MRTAAAILAIALAASPLAAQSVDRNEVNRILDEGFNRSEAMRTVQHLTDHIGPRLTNSPGMRAAEDWTLARFRQWGLKNAHKEGFDFGRGWWIERSSARMVSPRPISLTAIPIAWTPATAGKVSAPVIVAPMTEERHFERYRGKLAGKIVMVTLPNDGSEPTDPAFKRWTGDELAKFDTYEQPKYDPEASDRRMKRLDYSAKLDAFLKAEGAVAYATMSSRDGKLVGGTGYLFGAGETQQVPGVEIAAEDYRRLARLAKQGNAPVVELEQVVHFVDTDTQAYNIFADIPGSDPSGAYVMAGAHLDSWVAGDGAVDNAAGVAMVMEAARILQAMGVRPKRTIRFALWSGEEQGLLGSMAYVEKHIATRQRKPGAATTGLARFYGWANRWPITRQPGYDKLAAYFNLDNGSGKIRGINTENNGAVVPTFREWFAPFNSLGANTVAIRKSGGTDHVFFSAVGIPAFQFIQDPLDYGSRLHHTSIDTFDHIKAADMRQASVILASFLLNAANADKPLPRLPFPTEPNVTDPFAYPNPDDLD, encoded by the coding sequence ATGCGCACCGCCGCCGCCATCCTCGCTATCGCCCTCGCCGCTTCGCCGCTCGCCGCGCAGTCGGTCGATCGCAATGAAGTGAACCGCATCCTCGATGAGGGCTTCAACCGCTCCGAGGCAATGCGCACGGTCCAGCATCTGACCGACCATATCGGACCGCGCCTCACCAATTCGCCCGGCATGCGCGCCGCGGAGGACTGGACGCTGGCCAGGTTCCGCCAATGGGGCCTCAAGAATGCGCACAAGGAAGGCTTCGACTTCGGCCGCGGCTGGTGGATCGAGCGGTCGAGCGCGCGGATGGTCAGCCCCCGCCCGATTAGCCTCACTGCGATCCCGATCGCCTGGACTCCGGCGACCGCGGGCAAGGTCAGCGCGCCGGTGATCGTCGCGCCGATGACCGAGGAGCGCCATTTCGAGCGCTATCGCGGCAAGCTCGCCGGCAAGATCGTGATGGTCACGCTGCCCAATGACGGCTCGGAGCCCACCGATCCCGCGTTCAAGCGCTGGACCGGCGACGAGCTCGCCAAGTTCGACACCTATGAGCAGCCTAAATATGATCCCGAGGCGAGCGATCGCCGGATGAAGCGGCTCGATTACAGCGCGAAGCTCGACGCGTTCCTCAAGGCTGAGGGCGCCGTTGCCTATGCCACGATGTCGTCGCGCGACGGCAAGCTGGTCGGCGGCACCGGCTATCTGTTCGGCGCGGGCGAGACCCAGCAGGTTCCCGGCGTCGAGATCGCCGCCGAGGATTATCGCCGGCTCGCGCGGCTCGCCAAGCAGGGCAATGCGCCCGTGGTCGAACTCGAGCAGGTCGTACATTTCGTCGACACCGATACCCAGGCGTACAACATCTTTGCTGACATCCCGGGCAGCGATCCCTCAGGCGCCTATGTCATGGCCGGCGCGCATCTCGATTCCTGGGTCGCGGGCGACGGCGCAGTCGACAACGCCGCCGGCGTCGCGATGGTGATGGAAGCCGCGCGCATCCTCCAGGCGATGGGCGTTCGCCCCAAGCGCACGATCCGCTTCGCCTTGTGGTCGGGCGAGGAGCAAGGGCTGCTCGGCTCGATGGCCTATGTCGAGAAGCATATCGCCACGCGCCAGCGCAAGCCGGGCGCGGCGACCACCGGCCTTGCGCGCTTCTATGGCTGGGCCAATCGCTGGCCGATCACGCGCCAGCCCGGCTATGACAAGCTCGCGGCCTATTTCAATCTCGACAACGGATCGGGTAAGATTCGCGGGATCAATACCGAGAATAACGGCGCGGTGGTGCCGACCTTCCGCGAATGGTTCGCCCCGTTCAATTCGCTCGGCGCCAACACCGTGGCGATCCGCAAATCGGGCGGCACCGACCATGTGTTCTTCTCGGCGGTCGGCATCCCCGCATTCCAGTTCATCCAGGATCCGCTGGACTATGGCAGCCGGCTCCACCACACGAGCATCGACACCTTCGATCACATCAAGGCGGCGGACATGCGCCAGGCCTCGGTGATCCTGGCAAGCTTCTTGTTGAACGCCGCCAATGCCGACAAGCCGCTGCCGCGGCTCCCCTTCCCAACCGAGCCGAACGTCACCGATCCGTTCGCCTACCCCAACCCGGATGATCTAGACTGA
- the rlmB gene encoding 23S rRNA (guanosine(2251)-2'-O)-methyltransferase RlmB: MARKGHRPSKAPTAHPRFYGRHAVLAALDNPERTVRKIWGTREALGGLDIPASIPITFADVADLGRLVPGDAPHQGLVIEVDPLEDIWLGDLLQQGADDQRPLVVLDQVTDPHNVGAVLRSAAAFDALGIITQDRHSPPESGSLARSASGTLETVPWVRVVNLARALEEIAEAHFWRIGLTGHAESTLGEVMGKGRIALVLGAEGEGMRQNTETHCDQLAKLPISDKVESLNVSNAAAVALYAIAARG; encoded by the coding sequence ATGGCACGCAAAGGACACCGCCCGAGCAAGGCACCCACGGCGCATCCGCGCTTTTATGGACGCCACGCGGTGCTCGCCGCGCTCGACAATCCCGAACGCACGGTGCGGAAGATCTGGGGGACTCGCGAGGCGCTGGGCGGGCTCGACATCCCGGCATCGATTCCGATCACCTTTGCCGATGTCGCCGATCTCGGCCGGCTGGTGCCCGGCGACGCGCCGCACCAGGGGCTGGTCATCGAAGTCGATCCGCTCGAGGATATCTGGCTGGGCGACCTGCTCCAGCAAGGCGCAGACGACCAGCGCCCGCTCGTGGTGCTCGATCAGGTTACCGATCCGCACAATGTCGGCGCAGTGCTGCGCTCGGCGGCAGCGTTCGACGCGCTCGGTATCATTACCCAGGACCGGCATTCGCCGCCCGAATCGGGATCGCTGGCGCGGTCGGCCTCCGGCACGCTCGAGACCGTGCCCTGGGTCCGCGTGGTCAATCTCGCTCGCGCGCTGGAGGAAATCGCGGAGGCGCATTTCTGGCGGATCGGGCTGACCGGCCATGCCGAGAGCACGCTCGGCGAAGTGATGGGCAAGGGCCGCATCGCGCTGGTGCTCGGCGCCGAGGGCGAAGGCATGCGCCAGAACACCGAAACGCATTGCGACCAGCTCGCCAAGCTGCCGATCTCGGACAAGGTCGAGAGCCTGAACGTTTCGAACGCCGCGGCCGTGGCGCTGTACGCGATCGCCGCGCGGGGATGA
- a CDS encoding 2Fe-2S iron-sulfur cluster-binding protein, giving the protein MPKLIVVTREGEEREVVGEAGLSVMEVIRDNGFDELLAICGGCCSCATCHVHVDPEFAAKLPAMSEDENDLLDSSSDRDERSRLSCQIQFTPALDGLRVTIAAED; this is encoded by the coding sequence ATGCCCAAGCTTATCGTCGTCACCAGGGAAGGGGAAGAACGCGAAGTCGTGGGCGAAGCGGGCCTCAGCGTGATGGAAGTAATCCGCGACAATGGCTTCGACGAGCTCCTCGCGATCTGCGGCGGCTGCTGCAGTTGCGCCACCTGCCACGTCCATGTCGATCCGGAATTTGCGGCCAAACTGCCGGCGATGAGCGAGGACGAGAATGATCTGCTCGACAGCTCGTCGGACCGCGACGAACGCTCGCGCCTGTCGTGCCAGATCCAGTTCACACCGGCGCTGGACGGGCTGCGGGTGACGATCGCCGCCGAGGACTGA
- a CDS encoding DNA-3-methyladenine glycosylase gives MGLSETELKDSIDALARIEPAFAAALKRAGYPEPRLRDRGYETLLRTIVGQQVSVAAAASIWNKLAAGLGDLTNPDTVARASDEQLRAAGLSRQKAGYARSLAEEVTSGRLDLENLPKDDEEAIVALTRIKGIGRWSAEIYLLFAEGRPDIWPAGDLAVQIEIGRILGHADRPSEKQVREWSLPWSPYRGAAAIFAWHHYKTDMDVI, from the coding sequence ATGGGCCTGAGTGAAACCGAGCTGAAGGACTCGATCGACGCGCTCGCGAGGATCGAGCCCGCCTTCGCCGCAGCATTGAAGCGCGCCGGCTATCCAGAACCGCGGCTGCGCGACCGCGGCTACGAAACCCTGCTGCGCACGATCGTCGGCCAGCAGGTCAGCGTCGCCGCGGCGGCATCGATCTGGAACAAGCTCGCCGCCGGACTCGGCGACCTGACCAATCCGGACACCGTGGCCAGGGCAAGCGACGAGCAACTGCGCGCCGCCGGCCTTTCGCGCCAGAAGGCGGGATACGCCCGCAGCCTGGCCGAAGAAGTCACCAGCGGCCGGCTCGATCTCGAGAATTTGCCCAAGGACGACGAGGAAGCCATTGTCGCGCTTACCCGGATCAAGGGCATAGGCCGCTGGTCCGCCGAGATCTATTTACTGTTCGCCGAGGGCCGGCCCGACATCTGGCCGGCAGGCGACCTGGCAGTGCAGATCGAGATCGGTCGCATCCTCGGCCATGCCGATCGCCCGTCGGAAAAGCAGGTGCGCGAATGGTCGCTTCCCTGGAGCCCGTACCGCGGCGCCGCGGCGATCTTCGCGTGGCATCACTACAAGACCGACATGGACGTGATCTAA
- a CDS encoding DUF3617 family protein, which translates to MRKGWFLTCCLAAPLLIASALASPQAEPGKLVQQMGLKAGRWHTTGRIISGQILPATPGSTVPDELQDQLRKKLGTSFETEDCIGSKRANGDLILPGIKIASDCLPIDAEARGHTLRLKSTCGDGADGFKVKTEVQASYQNTAMTARISVSAFSGGTGTMTKLELATSSKFVGTC; encoded by the coding sequence ATGCGCAAAGGCTGGTTTTTGACGTGCTGCCTGGCGGCACCGCTTCTGATCGCATCTGCACTGGCATCGCCACAGGCCGAGCCTGGCAAGCTGGTGCAACAAATGGGCCTCAAGGCAGGGCGCTGGCACACGACCGGTCGGATCATCAGCGGACAGATATTGCCTGCGACGCCCGGAAGCACCGTCCCGGACGAGCTTCAGGACCAACTTCGCAAGAAGCTGGGCACTTCTTTCGAGACCGAGGATTGCATCGGAAGCAAGCGCGCGAACGGCGATCTAATTCTGCCCGGAATAAAGATCGCGTCTGACTGTCTCCCGATCGACGCCGAGGCACGTGGACATACCCTACGGCTCAAATCGACCTGCGGGGACGGCGCCGATGGCTTCAAGGTCAAGACCGAGGTCCAAGCCAGCTATCAGAACACCGCGATGACCGCGAGGATCAGCGTATCGGCCTTTTCGGGAGGCACCGGGACCATGACCAAGCTCGAACTCGCTACGTCGAGCAAGTTCGTAGGGACGTGCTGA
- a CDS encoding ROK family protein: protein MGEPRIAGIELGGTKCIVLLGTGPDDVRGQHMIPTTDPAATLAAIEAVLDGWEFDALGVASFGPLQLDRSAADYGAITATTKPGWTGTDLVRRLERRYGRPIGFQTDVNGAALAEARWGAAQGLATHAYITIGTGVGVGLIAGGRPVQGVAHGEAGHMRVPRAAGDSYAGWCRFHGDCVEGLISGPALAERFGSPGKELPHDGPEWDLFVHDLCGLLHNLVTVAAPERIAIGGGVIAARGHLFPRLRARLAESLGGYGSLAGYAAELDARLGPPGLGNMAGPLGALAVGLR from the coding sequence ATGGGAGAACCAAGGATTGCCGGGATCGAACTCGGCGGCACCAAGTGCATCGTGCTGCTCGGCACCGGACCCGACGACGTGCGCGGCCAGCACATGATCCCGACGACCGATCCGGCGGCGACGCTGGCGGCGATCGAGGCAGTGCTTGACGGCTGGGAATTCGACGCACTTGGCGTGGCGAGCTTCGGCCCGCTTCAGCTCGATCGCAGCGCGGCGGACTATGGCGCGATCACCGCGACCACCAAGCCGGGCTGGACCGGCACCGATCTCGTCCGCCGGCTGGAGCGCCGCTACGGCCGGCCGATCGGTTTCCAGACGGACGTCAACGGCGCGGCGCTGGCCGAAGCCCGCTGGGGCGCGGCGCAGGGGCTGGCAACGCATGCCTATATCACGATCGGCACCGGCGTCGGCGTCGGGCTGATCGCCGGCGGGCGGCCGGTGCAGGGCGTCGCGCATGGCGAGGCCGGGCATATGCGCGTACCGCGCGCGGCCGGCGATAGCTATGCCGGCTGGTGCCGCTTCCATGGCGATTGCGTCGAGGGTCTGATCTCGGGACCGGCACTGGCCGAGCGCTTCGGCAGCCCGGGCAAGGAGTTGCCGCACGACGGGCCGGAGTGGGATTTGTTCGTCCACGATCTGTGCGGGTTGCTCCACAACCTCGTCACCGTCGCGGCGCCCGAGCGGATCGCGATCGGCGGCGGCGTGATCGCCGCGCGCGGGCATCTGTTTCCGCGGCTGCGGGCGCGGCTTGCGGAGAGCCTGGGCGGATATGGCTCGCTGGCCGGTTATGCCGCGGAACTCGACGCGCGGCTCGGGCCGCCGGGGCTTGGCAACATGGCGGGTCCGCTCGGGGCACTCGCGGTAGGATTGCGTTGA